The DNA window CCACGGTGACATCGTCGCCTCGTCGCGCGATCCGTCCGACGCCGAAGGGGATTCCGATGGCCTCCGCCGGCACCTCTCCGGTCAGCGGATACAGGTTGCGGTTCTCCACGAGTACGACGGGTGTGTCACCGGTCAGCGCCTGGACCAGCAGCCCCTTGGCATCGGCCGGCGACGCGGGTGCCGCCACGTACAGTCCCGCGTAGTGGGCGAAGGTCGCGTGCGGGCTCTGCGAGTGCGTCGCACCCTGTCCCCAGCCGCGGCCGACCACGCCTCGCGTGACGACGGGCACCCCGCCCTTGTCGCCGCCGTACATGTAGCGCCACTTGGCGGCCAGGTTCACCAGCGGGTCCAGCGCCAGGAACATGAAGTCGGCCCGCGTGTGCACCAACAGGGGCCGCAGTCCGCCAGCTGCAGCACCCACGGCGAACCCCGCCGTGGCGTTCTCGGAGTTGGGCACATCGATCACGCGGCTCGCGCCGAACCGCGCGAACGCCTCCTTCGTGGTGCCGAAGGTGCCCTTGACATCGTCAACTCCCTCCCCCGCGATGAAGATGCTCTCGTCCGCCTCCATGCACTGCACGGTCGCCTCGCTGATCGCCTGCCAATAAGTGAGAGTACGCACGTGTGCTGGTCCTCTTCGTCGAGTGCACCGGAGTCAGCGGGGCACGGGCTGGTAGACACCGTCGAGCAGCGCTTCGATGTCAGGGAAGGGCTGCTCCTTGGCGTAGGCGACCGCGCTCTGGATCTCGTCGTCGAACCGCACCCGCCACTCTGCGACCGTCCGGTCGATGTCGGGGTCCTGCTCACGCAACGTTTCGGTGGCACGCAGAATCGGGCAGCGGGCCATCCACCCCTCCGTCTCCTCCACCGGGCGGTACCCGTGGTCATGGCCGTGGTCGAAGCCCGGCCCCACGTGTTCCCGCCACCGATAGGTCGCGAGTTCCAGCAGGTACGGACCCCTGCCTTCCCTGCAGTGCCGCAGCGCTAGTCGCGCTGCATCGTGCACGGCGAACACGTCGTTGCCGTCCACCTGCACTGCCGTGACCCCGGCTGCCTCGGCACGGTCCCGGATGGTCGAGCCCGCAGGCTGCCGGGCGCCGATCGAGGAAGAGATGGAGTACAGGTTGTTCTCGCAGACGAAGACCACCGGAGCTCGACGCACCGCCGCCAGGTTGAGCGACTCGGCGAACACGCCCTCCTCCGTCGCACCATCACCGAAGAAGGTGATCGCAGCCCTCGGTTCGCCGCTGCGTGCGAAGGCCCAGGCCGTTCCCACCGCCACCGGGATCATCTCGCCAAGGATGGCCGCCGAGCCCGCGAAGCCGACCTCGCGGTCGACCAGGTGGATCGAACCACCGCGACCGTGTGCGCAGCCAGCCTGCTTGCCGTACAACTCGGCGACCATGGCCTTGAGGTTGCCTCCCTTGGCCAGGTAGGGGGCATGGGAACGGTGGGCGGTGTAGACCCAATCCCGGGTAGTCGTGGCGGCGCAGACGCCTACGGCGGTCGCCTCCTGACCGATCGAGAAGTGCGTGGGGGTACGCATCTGCTGCTCGTCGCGATAATAGTCGGCGAGCGTTTCCTCTACTACGCGGATACGCACCATGTCGCGAAGCAACCGGGCACGGCCGGACGTCATGTTCGAGCCTCCCTACAATCAGTTTCGGGGCGCCGCCAAGGACATCGAGTTCTCCTCACGCGCGCTGCCCGGTCGTTACCTGCCCGCCGACGCCCGGCGCGGCCTTCACTCGGAACGGACCCGGTGGCTTCCGCTGACCTTCTGACGGCACGCATCCGAGTCGCCGCCCGAAGAGAGCGAGAGCCGCCACACCCGCGCGTGCCGCAGTGGGATCCTGTGATCGGCTTTCTCCTCCCTCCGAACGGTGCCGACCTGCCGGACGACGACCCCATCGGGGCCCTTATCGTCGGAGCATCGCCTAGAGGGCTGGTGAAGTCGGACTGGACGCCCCTGGGGACGCCCGCTCGCGGGCGGAGTCCGTCGACGCCTCTGTGGCCAGCACCAGGAGTCGAGCCTCGTTCAAGAGACAAACAAGCCGTGTGCGGTGCTGTGGATGCCTTCGCCTGGACTGGTGATGAGGTGTTCAACGGGGTAGCAGGTGCCGATCACCTGCCTGTGACCACCGCGCAGGGCGGCGGGAGCCGATCGCCGCGCTGGCCGACCCCGGACCGGCCAGCGCGGTGCCGGCACGGACCAGTCCTCACCCGCGACACGGAACGGGCCCGCAGCGCCGCCTCGCCGGGACACGAACCCAACGCGATTCCGAAGGGGCACGCGCACATGAAGGGCATCATTCTCGCTGGCGGGACAGGAACCCGTCTGCACCCGATCACCATCGGCACTTCCAAGCAGCTTCTTCCGGTGGGCGACAAGCCGATGATCTACTATCCGCTCTCGGTGCTCATGCTCGCCGGCATCCGGGACATACTCACCATCACCAACCCCTCCGACACACCGAGGTTTCAGGCACTCCTGGGAGACGGTTCCCATCTCGGACTGCGCATCACCTACGCAGAGCAGAACGCCCCGCGCGGCATCGCGGACGCGATCCTCATCGGTGCC is part of the Streptomyces sp. NBC_00654 genome and encodes:
- a CDS encoding alpha-ketoacid dehydrogenase subunit beta, whose product is MRTLTYWQAISEATVQCMEADESIFIAGEGVDDVKGTFGTTKEAFARFGASRVIDVPNSENATAGFAVGAAAGGLRPLLVHTRADFMFLALDPLVNLAAKWRYMYGGDKGGVPVVTRGVVGRGWGQGATHSQSPHATFAHYAGLYVAAPASPADAKGLLVQALTGDTPVVLVENRNLYPLTGEVPAEAIGIPFGVGRIARRGDDVTVVATSLMVHEAERAAGQLAERGISAEVIDVRSLRPLDERIICESVARTGRLVVADTSWARYGFTAEVAAVVAEHIPDALTAPVRRLALPDCPAPVSWPLEEAFHPGAGSIVEACLQLCGQAPVDLPALADVAAGFQGPY
- a CDS encoding thiamine pyrophosphate-dependent dehydrogenase E1 component subunit alpha yields the protein MTSGRARLLRDMVRIRVVEETLADYYRDEQQMRTPTHFSIGQEATAVGVCAATTTRDWVYTAHRSHAPYLAKGGNLKAMVAELYGKQAGCAHGRGGSIHLVDREVGFAGSAAILGEMIPVAVGTAWAFARSGEPRAAITFFGDGATEEGVFAESLNLAAVRRAPVVFVCENNLYSISSSIGARQPAGSTIRDRAEAAGVTAVQVDGNDVFAVHDAARLALRHCREGRGPYLLELATYRWREHVGPGFDHGHDHGYRPVEETEGWMARCPILRATETLREQDPDIDRTVAEWRVRFDDEIQSAVAYAKEQPFPDIEALLDGVYQPVPR